In Lacrimispora indolis DSM 755, a genomic segment contains:
- a CDS encoding carbohydrate-binding protein, with protein sequence MANVSIAVRNQNGGVKASALSEDQAILVFEGEYEEGDVIVFTTDKPGAHYSVRIDDCMDESFVYLTKEEIVYTIPFGEKKISYNPQAFTGGRHYLAIRVAFDYETGIYRNLAKNVMDQHGDTGCFPHAFANVETRGEAVFAARNAIDGVLANESHGAWPYESWGINRQDDAEMTLDFGRPVDFDKIALYTRADFPHDNWWVKARFTFSDGTQEVVEMEKSVKPHLFTMEKKNITWLKLSDLIKADDPSPFPALTQIEVYGKDSQ encoded by the coding sequence ATGGCGAATGTATCAATAGCTGTAAGAAACCAGAATGGCGGGGTGAAGGCTTCCGCGTTGAGTGAGGATCAGGCAATTCTGGTGTTTGAAGGAGAATACGAAGAAGGCGATGTCATTGTTTTTACAACAGACAAGCCAGGAGCTCATTATTCGGTGCGCATCGATGACTGTATGGATGAGTCATTTGTTTATCTGACAAAGGAAGAAATCGTTTATACCATACCCTTTGGGGAGAAAAAGATCTCATATAACCCCCAAGCCTTTACAGGCGGGCGTCATTATCTGGCCATTCGGGTGGCTTTTGACTATGAAACAGGCATTTACCGGAACTTAGCAAAGAATGTCATGGACCAGCACGGGGATACGGGCTGTTTCCCTCACGCCTTTGCCAATGTGGAAACCAGGGGCGAAGCGGTATTTGCGGCCCGCAATGCCATTGACGGCGTTCTCGCCAACGAATCCCACGGTGCCTGGCCTTATGAATCCTGGGGAATAAACCGTCAGGATGATGCGGAAATGACCCTGGATTTTGGACGTCCCGTGGATTTTGATAAAATTGCCTTATACACACGTGCAGATTTCCCTCATGACAACTGGTGGGTAAAAGCCAGATTTACATTTTCTGACGGAACCCAGGAGGTGGTGGAAATGGAAAAGAGCGTAAAGCCTCATCTGTTCACAATGGAAAAAAAGAATATCACATGGCTGAAATTAAGTGATCTGATAAAGGCAGATGATCCATCTCCATTTCCGGCTCTTACCCAGATTGAGGTATACGGAAAAGATTCACAGTAA
- a CDS encoding gluconate 5-dehydrogenase: protein MNKDYLANQFSLDGKIALITGASYGIGFAIAKGLAAAGATIVFNDIKQELVDKGIAAYKEEGIEAHGYVCDVTSEEGVNAMAAQIEKEVGVIDILVNNAGIIKRIPMCDMTAEQFRQVIDVDLNAPFIVAKAVIPSMIKKGHGKIINICSMMSELGRETVSAYAAAKGGLKMLTKNIASEYGEFNIQCNGIGPGYIATPQTAPLRETQADGSRHPFDQFIISKTPAGRWGEAEDLAGPAVFLSSDASNFVNGHILYVDGGILAYIGKQPQ, encoded by the coding sequence ATGAATAAGGATTACTTAGCAAATCAGTTTTCCCTTGACGGAAAAATTGCATTAATCACAGGCGCTTCCTATGGCATTGGCTTTGCCATTGCAAAAGGTCTTGCAGCAGCAGGCGCAACCATTGTTTTCAATGATATCAAACAGGAATTAGTGGATAAGGGAATTGCCGCTTACAAGGAAGAAGGAATTGAAGCTCATGGTTACGTATGTGACGTTACCAGTGAAGAGGGCGTAAACGCCATGGCAGCTCAGATCGAGAAGGAGGTCGGAGTGATCGACATCCTGGTAAACAATGCCGGCATTATCAAGCGTATTCCCATGTGCGATATGACAGCTGAGCAGTTCAGACAGGTAATTGACGTTGACTTGAACGCTCCGTTTATCGTAGCCAAGGCAGTGATCCCGTCCATGATCAAAAAGGGTCACGGAAAGATCATCAATATCTGCTCCATGATGTCTGAGCTTGGCCGCGAGACCGTATCCGCATATGCTGCAGCAAAGGGCGGACTTAAGATGCTGACCAAGAACATTGCATCTGAGTACGGCGAATTCAACATTCAGTGCAACGGCATTGGACCTGGTTACATCGCCACTCCTCAGACCGCACCTCTGCGTGAGACTCAGGCAGACGGTTCCAGACATCCCTTTGACCAGTTCATTATTTCCAAGACTCCTGCAGGACGATGGGGAGAAGCAGAGGACCTGGCAGGCCCGGCCGTGTTCCTTTCCTCAGACGCTTCCAACTTTGTCAACGGACATATTCTGTACGTGGATGGCGGTATTTTAGCTTACATCGGCAAGCAGCCCCAGTAA
- a CDS encoding GntR family transcriptional regulator — protein MEGKTKTYKNRGELVFETLKQEILDLELKPGQIISENEICERFGVSRTPVREAVRRLQEQGFVNSVPYSGTQVTLLNLDNIKQMIYMRVAVETMVMRDFMDMVTPLWMEEVRYMIRKQQALIQEKGFEPEQFYRMDAQMHAIWYQATGKKKLWDMIQAQQLHYTRFRMLDFVTETDFTRIIREHTELFDLLEKKDIQGLERSLREHLYYSMKRMKYQIEVEYKDYFEQEEQED, from the coding sequence ATGGAAGGAAAGACCAAAACCTATAAAAACCGCGGTGAACTGGTGTTTGAAACCTTAAAGCAGGAGATTCTGGACCTGGAATTAAAGCCCGGACAGATCATCAGCGAAAATGAAATCTGTGAACGGTTCGGCGTGTCCCGGACGCCTGTGAGGGAAGCGGTAAGACGGCTTCAGGAGCAGGGCTTTGTCAATTCGGTGCCCTATTCCGGTACACAGGTAACGCTTTTGAATCTGGATAATATTAAACAGATGATATACATGCGTGTTGCTGTGGAAACCATGGTCATGCGGGATTTTATGGATATGGTAACTCCTCTCTGGATGGAGGAAGTCCGGTACATGATCCGCAAGCAGCAGGCTCTGATTCAGGAAAAAGGGTTTGAACCGGAGCAGTTTTACCGCATGGATGCCCAGATGCACGCCATTTGGTATCAGGCTACCGGAAAGAAAAAGCTTTGGGATATGATACAGGCTCAGCAGTTACATTATACAAGGTTCCGTATGCTGGATTTTGTAACTGAAACGGATTTTACAAGGATCATCAGAGAGCATACCGAGCTTTTTGATCTGCTGGAGAAGAAGGACATCCAGGGTCTGGAGCGGTCTCTCAGAGAACATCTGTATTACAGCATGAAGCGCATGAAGTATCAGATAGAAGTAGAATATAAAGATTATTTTGAACAGGAAGAGCAGGAGGACTGA
- a CDS encoding ABC transporter permease, translating to MKKFVYILAIIILGLISLFIGVKDITIQSLFTEADQMKIMLVSRIPRLISILVAGMGMAVSGVIMQMLASNRYISPSTGSTTEWAKLGVLIAVLLFPGAAPGVKMLIAFGSAFLGTMLFLKLLQAIKLRDAALIPLVGILFGNVVGAVTTFIAYRHDLIQNITSWMQGSFTMVLRGRYELLYLGLPFLVLAMFYASRFTVVAMGKDISGNLGISYFTTVQVGLSIVAVMTSVVVVTVGAIPFIGIVIPNIVRLYYGDNLRKSIVDIALLGGLFLLACDIISRLIIFPFEIPISVTVGIIGCGLFLALLAGRRVYEAA from the coding sequence ATGAAAAAATTTGTTTACATACTTGCGATTATTATTTTAGGCCTTATCTCTCTTTTTATCGGTGTAAAAGATATTACAATACAAAGCCTGTTTACCGAGGCAGACCAAATGAAAATCATGCTTGTGAGCCGTATTCCCAGGCTGATCAGCATTTTGGTAGCCGGGATGGGCATGGCCGTATCAGGGGTGATCATGCAGATGCTGGCATCCAACCGCTACATTTCCCCTTCAACAGGCTCCACGACAGAGTGGGCAAAATTAGGCGTGCTGATAGCCGTTTTACTATTTCCTGGTGCGGCCCCTGGTGTTAAAATGCTGATTGCTTTTGGCTCCGCTTTTCTGGGAACCATGCTTTTTTTAAAGCTTCTTCAGGCGATTAAGCTGCGGGATGCTGCATTGATTCCCCTTGTGGGAATACTCTTTGGAAATGTGGTAGGGGCGGTCACAACCTTTATCGCTTACCGCCATGACTTAATTCAAAACATAACCTCATGGATGCAAGGGAGTTTTACAATGGTGCTGCGGGGACGGTATGAGCTTTTATATCTGGGACTTCCTTTTCTGGTATTGGCAATGTTTTACGCCAGCCGTTTTACCGTGGTAGCCATGGGAAAAGACATTTCCGGCAATCTGGGGATTTCCTATTTTACAACCGTGCAGGTAGGGCTGTCCATCGTAGCGGTCATGACCTCGGTTGTTGTGGTGACGGTTGGGGCAATCCCCTTTATCGGCATTGTTATACCAAACATTGTAAGGCTTTATTATGGTGACAACCTGCGCAAAAGTATTGTTGATATTGCTTTGTTAGGCGGTCTGTTTTTGCTGGCCTGCGATATCATTTCCCGCCTGATCATCTTTCCTTTTGAAATACCCATCAGCGTAACGGTAGGTATTATCGGCTGCGGGCTGTTTCTGGCCCTGCTTGCAGGAAGGAGGGTTTATGAAGCTGCGTAA
- a CDS encoding iron chelate uptake ABC transporter family permease subunit: MKLRKILFLLFLLTFVVSLLYVVWGLNPDNAGYNVPRRLVKLAAIFVTGAAIGYSTIVFQTVVGNRILTPAIMGLDSLYLFVQTLVVFIMGAKQLAVMSKITDFFISVCIMAGFSLLLYRFVFKRENTRLFVIIFIGMMLGSLFSSLATFMQVIIDPNEFMIVQARMFASFNNVNTSLLGIATVLMACTAALGFHKIHRLDVMSLGQDIAVGLGVDYQSSVKKYLLIVSVMIAVSTALVGPITFLGLLAANLARQMLATYKHSILIPAAVLVAGAALVGGQFMAERVFALSTPISVIINFIGGIYFIILLIREGRM; encoded by the coding sequence ATGAAGCTGCGTAAGATTTTGTTTTTGCTTTTTCTATTGACGTTTGTGGTTTCGCTCTTATACGTTGTCTGGGGCTTGAATCCGGATAATGCCGGCTATAATGTTCCAAGACGGCTGGTTAAGCTGGCGGCCATTTTTGTAACAGGAGCTGCCATCGGTTATTCTACCATTGTATTCCAGACCGTGGTGGGAAACCGTATCCTGACTCCTGCCATCATGGGACTGGACAGTTTGTATCTTTTTGTACAGACACTGGTCGTATTTATCATGGGAGCCAAACAGCTTGCCGTAATGTCCAAAATAACAGACTTTTTCATCTCAGTCTGTATCATGGCGGGCTTTAGCCTGCTGCTTTACAGATTCGTATTTAAAAGGGAGAACACCCGTCTGTTTGTTATCATTTTCATCGGTATGATGTTAGGCAGCTTATTTTCCAGTCTTGCCACTTTTATGCAGGTCATCATTGATCCCAATGAATTTATGATTGTCCAGGCAAGGATGTTTGCAAGCTTTAACAATGTGAATACGTCCCTTCTGGGGATTGCTACCGTTCTTATGGCTTGTACAGCGGCCTTGGGCTTCCATAAGATCCACCGGCTGGATGTGATGTCATTGGGCCAGGACATTGCGGTGGGGCTTGGTGTGGACTATCAGAGTTCTGTCAAAAAGTACTTGCTGATTGTGTCCGTCATGATTGCTGTTTCCACTGCATTAGTAGGACCTATTACTTTTTTGGGCCTGCTTGCCGCCAATCTTGCCAGACAAATGCTTGCCACCTATAAACACAGCATTTTAATTCCTGCCGCAGTTCTGGTTGCAGGAGCGGCCCTGGTGGGAGGACAGTTTATGGCAGAACGGGTCTTTGCACTGAGCACGCCCATCAGCGTCATCATCAATTTTATCGGCGGCATCTATTTTATTATTCTTTTGATTCGGGAGGGACGCATGTGA
- a CDS encoding siderophore ABC transporter substrate-binding protein, translating to MKKKAAAMLLGLAMTISMTGCGGTDSAKNTSAAPTSQAESSAAAESSTEAESTEPKEITVKHDLGETTLTTEPKRIVVFDYGTLDALDYAGIDVIGLGMGGNLAEHLSKFSGEAYKVAGSLHEPDFEVVNELKPDLILISARAAKSYEELSKIAPTVHMTMPSANYFESFQANLNILSQIFPSKADVFSKAAEEINTKIKAVNEKVTAGKWNAMVIMANDSELSVFGQGSRFSIVYDDFGFQVADDQVDDSTHGQTATFEYLAEKDPDYLFVIDRGAATGAAEATGAQKLLDNELMNGTKAAANDHIVYLDSTNWYVVSGGITATNAMVDEVAASLE from the coding sequence ATGAAAAAAAAGGCAGCTGCAATGTTACTAGGTCTTGCCATGACCATATCCATGACTGGCTGCGGAGGGACTGACTCCGCCAAGAATACTTCCGCTGCGCCAACTTCCCAGGCGGAAAGCAGTGCTGCAGCGGAAAGCAGTACTGAGGCGGAAAGCACGGAACCAAAGGAGATCACGGTAAAACATGATCTGGGGGAAACAACCCTGACAACCGAACCTAAGCGTATAGTTGTATTTGATTACGGCACACTGGATGCTCTGGATTATGCGGGGATTGATGTGATCGGTCTTGGCATGGGCGGCAATCTGGCGGAACACTTAAGCAAATTTTCCGGTGAAGCATATAAGGTTGCAGGTTCCTTACATGAGCCTGACTTTGAAGTGGTGAACGAACTGAAGCCTGATTTGATCCTGATCAGCGCCAGGGCAGCAAAGTCCTATGAGGAGCTGTCTAAAATTGCACCAACCGTACATATGACAATGCCTTCCGCCAATTATTTTGAGAGCTTTCAGGCAAATCTGAATATTCTTTCTCAGATTTTCCCGTCCAAAGCTGATGTATTCTCCAAAGCGGCAGAGGAAATTAATACAAAAATCAAAGCGGTTAACGAAAAGGTAACAGCTGGTAAATGGAATGCAATGGTAATCATGGCAAATGACAGTGAACTGAGCGTTTTCGGACAGGGATCCCGTTTTTCAATTGTATATGATGACTTTGGTTTTCAGGTAGCTGACGATCAGGTTGATGACTCTACCCATGGCCAAACAGCTACATTTGAATATCTGGCTGAAAAGGATCCTGATTACCTGTTTGTTATAGATCGCGGTGCTGCCACCGGCGCTGCGGAAGCCACCGGCGCCCAAAAGCTGCTGGATAATGAACTGATGAATGGAACGAAAGCGGCGGCAAATGATCACATCGTTTATCTGGATTCCACAAACTGGTATGTTGTATCCGGAGGCATTACGGCTACCAATGCAATGGTTGATGAAGTGGCTGCTTCTTTAGAATAA
- a CDS encoding type I phosphomannose isomerase catalytic subunit — translation MMELLFLEPVFMEAIWGGTRLRDVFGYEIPSDTTGECWAISAHKNGECKIAGGIYDGRRLSSLWKEEPELFGNYPGDQFPLLVKIIDARADLSIQVHPDDSYAKLHENGSLGKTECWYILDCEPGTEIAVGHHARDREEMESMIRDHRWKEFIRTVPIKKGDFFQINPGCVHAIKAGTLVLETQQSSDITYRVYDYDRLSDGKPRQLHVEESIANIKAPFEEEQIDPETEKIPGAVHTHLVTCQFYSVDKYDIEGVFTKEFGKYFANVSVISGKGSVNGIPLEAGQHFIVPSKSGECRFEGKMSIICSNPE, via the coding sequence CTGATGGAACTTTTGTTTCTGGAGCCTGTGTTTATGGAGGCCATCTGGGGCGGAACCAGACTTCGGGATGTATTCGGCTATGAGATACCAAGCGATACCACCGGAGAATGCTGGGCAATCAGCGCCCACAAGAACGGGGAATGTAAGATTGCGGGAGGAATATATGACGGCAGGAGGCTTAGCAGCCTGTGGAAAGAGGAACCGGAGCTGTTTGGGAATTATCCGGGAGATCAGTTCCCCCTTCTGGTTAAAATCATTGATGCAAGAGCTGATTTAAGCATTCAGGTTCATCCCGATGACAGCTATGCGAAGCTTCATGAAAACGGCTCTCTTGGAAAAACAGAGTGCTGGTATATTCTGGACTGTGAGCCGGGAACTGAAATTGCGGTGGGCCATCATGCCAGGGATCGGGAAGAAATGGAATCCATGATAAGGGATCACCGGTGGAAGGAATTTATCCGGACTGTTCCAATCAAAAAAGGAGACTTTTTTCAAATCAATCCTGGCTGTGTTCATGCCATCAAGGCCGGAACCCTGGTACTTGAGACACAACAAAGCAGTGATATTACGTACCGGGTCTATGATTATGACCGTTTGTCCGACGGAAAACCAAGGCAGCTTCATGTGGAAGAGAGCATTGCCAACATAAAGGCGCCTTTTGAGGAAGAACAGATTGATCCGGAAACAGAGAAAATACCAGGTGCAGTGCACACCCATTTGGTGACCTGCCAGTTTTATTCAGTGGATAAATATGATATTGAGGGTGTGTTTACAAAGGAGTTTGGGAAATATTTTGCCAATGTGAGCGTGATAAGCGGAAAAGGTTCCGTAAACGGGATTCCTTTGGAGGCAGGGCAGCATTTCATCGTGCCGTCAAAAAGCGGAGAGTGCAGATTTGAGGGAAAGATGTCTATCATCTGTTCCAACCCAGAATAA
- a CDS encoding ribonucleoside triphosphate reductase, whose protein sequence is MLKVIKRDGAEAGFDLSKVKEAMKKAFTATGKYYTESIVELLALRVASDFKDKVKEDQVAVEDIQDSVEKILEETGYTDVAKAYILYRKQREKIRRLGATTLDYKDVVDNYVKVEDWHVKENSTVTYSVGGLILNNSGAVTANYWLSEIYDKEIADAYNRGDIHIHDLSMLTGYSCGWSLKRLLLDGLGGITGKITASPAKHLATLCNQMVNFLGIMQNEWAASQSFSSFDTYLAPFVRADGLSYDKVKKCMEAFVFGVNTPSRWGTQAPFSHISLDLTIPKDMKDERAIVGGRRMDFTYGDCQAEMDMINRAFLETMMAGDAGGMGFQYPIPVYGLSEDFDWSDTENNRLLFTLASHYGTPYFSNYIRGGQVPGDVRISYQGVTPDLTKLRRKAGGFFGYGENTGSIGVVTINLSRIGYLSSDERNFYQRLDQAADIAARSLKIKRDVICRLLKNGLYPYTACYLESLENHFSSIGLIGMNEAGLNAAWLKAGMESQKTRDFAAGVLNHLREKLLGYQQEYGSLYCLEATPAESAAYRLAMIDKNEFPEIRTGGKEGDVPYYTNSTKLSSDFGGTLSEALENQNAVQPIYTAGTVFSVYMGKEEEDWRKIRDSLRKMAENYCIPYFTFTPVYSICQTCGYLSGEQEICPVCGKQTDVYSRIAGYYRPVHDWNEGKIQEFKNRKMMTLED, encoded by the coding sequence ATGCTAAAGGTTATAAAAAGGGATGGGGCAGAGGCCGGCTTTGATTTATCTAAGGTGAAGGAAGCCATGAAAAAGGCGTTTACGGCAACCGGAAAGTATTATACGGAAAGTATTGTGGAACTCCTGGCCTTAAGGGTTGCCTCTGATTTTAAAGATAAGGTAAAGGAAGACCAGGTGGCTGTGGAGGATATTCAGGACAGCGTGGAGAAGATTCTGGAAGAGACCGGATATACGGATGTGGCAAAAGCGTATATCCTTTACCGGAAGCAAAGAGAAAAGATCAGAAGACTGGGAGCCACCACTCTGGATTATAAGGATGTGGTGGACAACTATGTGAAGGTAGAGGACTGGCACGTAAAGGAAAATTCCACGGTGACCTATTCCGTGGGAGGCCTGATCCTTAACAATTCCGGAGCGGTGACGGCAAATTACTGGCTTTCTGAAATTTACGACAAAGAGATCGCAGATGCTTATAACCGGGGGGATATCCACATCCATGATCTATCCATGCTGACGGGATACAGCTGCGGCTGGTCTTTAAAAAGGCTTTTGTTAGACGGGCTTGGAGGAATTACGGGAAAGATTACGGCCTCTCCTGCAAAGCATCTGGCCACCCTGTGCAACCAAATGGTTAATTTTCTGGGGATCATGCAGAATGAATGGGCTGCTTCCCAGTCCTTCTCATCCTTTGATACATACCTGGCACCTTTTGTAAGGGCCGACGGTCTTTCCTATGACAAGGTGAAAAAGTGCATGGAAGCTTTTGTATTCGGTGTGAACACGCCCAGCCGGTGGGGGACCCAGGCGCCCTTTTCCCACATTTCCCTGGATTTAACAATTCCAAAGGATATGAAGGATGAAAGGGCCATTGTGGGCGGCCGGCGGATGGACTTTACTTATGGGGACTGTCAGGCTGAAATGGATATGATCAACCGGGCATTTTTAGAGACCATGATGGCAGGAGATGCAGGAGGAATGGGATTTCAATACCCCATTCCTGTTTATGGACTGTCTGAGGATTTTGACTGGTCAGATACAGAAAACAACCGCCTTTTGTTCACTCTGGCCTCTCATTACGGAACGCCTTACTTTTCCAACTATATCAGGGGCGGCCAGGTGCCGGGGGATGTGCGGATCTCCTATCAGGGTGTGACCCCGGATCTTACGAAGCTGCGCAGAAAGGCCGGAGGCTTCTTTGGATATGGGGAGAATACCGGGTCCATTGGCGTGGTCACCATAAATCTTTCACGGATCGGCTATTTGTCATCTGATGAGCGGAATTTTTACCAGCGTCTGGATCAGGCGGCGGATATTGCGGCCAGATCCTTAAAGATCAAACGGGATGTGATCTGCCGGCTTTTAAAGAATGGGCTTTATCCCTATACGGCCTGTTATCTGGAAAGCCTGGAAAACCATTTTTCTTCCATTGGCCTTATCGGAATGAATGAGGCAGGACTTAACGCCGCCTGGCTGAAGGCTGGAATGGAGTCGCAAAAGACTAGAGACTTTGCGGCTGGTGTGCTGAACCACTTAAGGGAGAAGCTGCTGGGTTATCAGCAGGAATACGGAAGTCTGTACTGTCTGGAGGCAACCCCGGCGGAATCGGCAGCCTATCGTCTGGCAATGATCGACAAAAATGAGTTTCCGGAGATCAGAACAGGGGGAAAAGAAGGGGATGTCCCTTATTACACCAACAGTACCAAGCTTTCCTCTGATTTTGGAGGAACGCTTTCAGAAGCTCTTGAAAACCAGAATGCGGTTCAGCCGATTTATACGGCAGGCACTGTATTTTCCGTTTACATGGGTAAGGAAGAGGAGGACTGGAGAAAGATCCGGGACTCTTTAAGAAAGATGGCGGAAAATTATTGCATACCATATTTCACCTTTACACCGGTCTATTCCATCTGTCAGACCTGCGGCTATCTTTCCGGAGAACAGGAAATATGCCCGGTCTGCGGTAAGCAGACAGACGTTTACAGCAGGATTGCCGGATATTACCGCCCCGTACATGACTGGAATGAAGGAAAGATCCAGGAATTCAAAAACCGGAAAATGATGACTCTGGAAGACTGA
- a CDS encoding helix-turn-helix domain-containing protein, whose product MDTIKRILEEFNACTNLAVRAFDRFENCLMICAGPTNRLCCYPLWRKTVYRACELLHSGMDQDHITLQCDMCPCPIMGTSKAELSFTACYIDPAMPELGTFVFGPYIQNSGDPLFPLKPAEVVPHLISLLRMISQKHLKQDLEFQTKQGNSYQIYRCIEFIKNQLWGSVTLQEAADYLNLNPSYLCRLFKREMGCSFSQYINRLRVERSQVLLCDQTYSMLEIALAVGFSSQSYFNRVFKNVCGKTPQEYRECFCQIYDNSQTSLAI is encoded by the coding sequence ATGGATACCATTAAGAGAATTTTAGAAGAATTTAATGCCTGCACCAATCTGGCAGTACGGGCATTTGACCGGTTTGAAAACTGTCTTATGATATGTGCCGGCCCCACCAACCGCCTGTGCTGTTACCCCTTGTGGCGCAAAACGGTATATAGGGCCTGCGAATTGCTTCATTCCGGCATGGACCAGGATCATATTACCCTGCAATGCGATATGTGCCCATGCCCCATCATGGGCACATCAAAGGCTGAGCTGTCCTTTACGGCCTGCTATATAGACCCTGCAATGCCGGAGCTTGGCACATTTGTTTTCGGACCCTATATACAGAATAGCGGCGACCCCTTATTTCCCTTAAAACCTGCTGAAGTGGTGCCGCATTTAATATCTCTGCTCCGGATGATCTCCCAAAAACATCTAAAGCAGGATCTGGAGTTTCAAACAAAGCAAGGGAATTCCTATCAGATTTACCGCTGCATTGAGTTTATAAAAAATCAGCTCTGGGGCAGCGTGACCTTACAGGAAGCCGCTGATTATTTAAACTTAAACCCATCCTATTTATGCCGTTTATTTAAAAGGGAAATGGGTTGCTCTTTTTCACAATACATCAACCGGCTTCGCGTGGAACGCAGCCAGGTCCTGTTATGTGATCAGACCTACTCCATGCTGGAAATAGCTCTGGCCGTAGGATTCTCCAGCCAGAGCTATTTTAACCGTGTCTTTAAAAATGTCTGCGGTAAAACACCCCAGGAATACCGGGAGTGCTTTTGCCAGATTTATGATAATTCCCAAACTTCCCTGGCAATCTAG
- a CDS encoding ROK family protein: MRLGALEAGGTKMVCAIGNENGEIFERVSIPTETPEITMPKLIGYFKDKEIEGLGIGCFGPIDLNRNSETYGYITTTPKLAWANYNIVGVLKEALKIPVGFDTDVNGSALGEATWGITKGLENSMYITIGTGVGAGIISNGKLLHGMLHPEGGHLLLSKHPDDSYEGKCPYHRTCLEGLASGPAIEARWGKKGIELAGQKEVWELEAYYIAQALVDYIMVLSPQRIILGGGVMHQEHMMPLVREEVKRQLAGYIRTKELEDMEHYIVLPSLNDNQGIMGALKLAVNECQLEK, translated from the coding sequence ATGAGACTTGGAGCATTAGAGGCAGGCGGAACAAAGATGGTTTGTGCCATAGGAAATGAAAACGGGGAAATTTTTGAACGCGTTTCCATTCCCACTGAAACGCCCGAAATCACCATGCCAAAGCTGATCGGGTACTTTAAGGATAAAGAAATAGAAGGGCTGGGAATCGGCTGCTTTGGCCCTATAGACTTAAACAGGAACTCAGAGACTTATGGATACATCACCACCACCCCCAAGCTTGCGTGGGCCAATTATAACATTGTGGGAGTTTTGAAAGAAGCCCTTAAGATTCCGGTCGGATTTGACACGGATGTGAATGGGTCTGCTCTGGGAGAGGCCACCTGGGGTATTACGAAAGGCCTTGAAAACAGCATGTATATTACCATTGGAACCGGTGTGGGAGCAGGGATCATTTCCAACGGAAAACTGCTTCACGGCATGCTGCACCCGGAGGGAGGACATTTGCTGCTGTCCAAGCATCCGGACGACAGCTATGAAGGGAAATGTCCTTATCACAGGACATGCCTGGAAGGCCTTGCTTCCGGTCCTGCCATTGAAGCGCGGTGGGGGAAAAAGGGCATAGAGCTGGCCGGTCAGAAGGAAGTATGGGAATTAGAGGCATATTACATCGCTCAGGCTCTGGTGGATTACATTATGGTTCTTTCTCCTCAGCGCATTATTCTGGGGGGAGGTGTAATGCATCAGGAACATATGATGCCCTTGGTGAGAGAAGAAGTGAAGCGTCAGTTGGCCGGATATATCAGGACAAAAGAACTTGAGGATATGGAACATTATATCGTTCTTCCCAGTTTAAATGATAATCAGGGCATTATGGGAGCTTTAAAACTGGCGGTTAACGAGTGCCAACTGGAAAAATAG
- a CDS encoding iron ABC transporter ATP-binding protein: protein MIVAKNIGKRYGEKQVLTGIDTVIQKNAVTTLIGANGAGKSTLLSVISRLMPGEGEISIDGKSISSFKSSELAKKLSTLRQTNHVGVRLTVRELVSFGRYPHSQAKLTNMDRQLVEQAIGYMEMERYGDTFIDQLSGGERQRAFIAMVIAQDTEYILLDEPLNNLDMKHSVQIMRLLRTLVDEHGKTVVLVLHDINFAAAYSDYIISLKDGRLLKNGTAKEVITPEELNKVYDMDFTIHEVDGMRLCAYFK from the coding sequence GTGATTGTTGCAAAAAATATAGGAAAACGTTATGGTGAAAAACAGGTTCTGACCGGTATTGACACAGTCATTCAAAAGAATGCCGTTACAACCTTAATCGGCGCAAATGGAGCAGGGAAGAGTACGCTGCTTTCCGTAATTTCCCGTCTGATGCCGGGAGAAGGGGAAATCAGCATTGACGGAAAGTCCATATCCTCCTTTAAAAGCAGTGAACTTGCAAAAAAGCTGTCCACCTTGCGTCAGACAAACCATGTGGGTGTAAGGCTCACCGTGAGGGAACTGGTATCCTTCGGCAGATATCCTCATTCTCAGGCAAAGCTCACCAATATGGACCGGCAGCTTGTGGAACAAGCAATCGGTTACATGGAAATGGAGCGCTATGGGGATACGTTTATTGATCAGCTTTCCGGCGGCGAGCGCCAGCGTGCGTTTATCGCCATGGTCATTGCCCAGGATACAGAGTATATTCTTCTGGATGAACCCCTTAACAATCTGGATATGAAGCATTCTGTTCAGATCATGCGGCTTTTGCGCACCCTTGTGGATGAGCATGGAAAAACAGTGGTGCTGGTGCTACACGATATCAATTTTGCGGCGGCTTATTCGGATTACATTATCTCATTAAAGGATGGCAGGCTTTTGAAAAACGGAACAGCAAAGGAGGTGATTACCCCGGAGGAATTAAACAAAGTTTACGACATGGATTTTACCATCCATGAGGTAGACGGTATGCGCTTATGCGCATATTTCAAATAG